From a single Nitrospirota bacterium genomic region:
- a CDS encoding DUF2188 domain-containing protein: MPRKTHHVVPDSDGGWNIKKGGADRASGYFDRKQDAINRAREISRNQVGSELVIHNLDGKISRSDSRGNDPCPPKDKK; this comes from the coding sequence ATGCCAAGAAAAACACATCATGTAGTGCCTGATTCTGACGGAGGATGGAATATTAAAAAAGGCGGGGCTGACAGAGCTTCTGGTTATTTTGATCGTAAACAGGATGCAATTAACCGCGCAAGAGAAATCAGTAGGAATCAGGTGGGCAGCGAGCTTGTTATTCATAACCTTGACGGTAAGATCTCCCGTTCGGACAGTCGTGGTAACGATCCATGTCCACCAAAGGATAAGAAGTAG